One genomic window of Paenisporosarcina antarctica includes the following:
- the rarD gene encoding EamA family transporter RarD, with translation MLEKERQGVIWAMGAYLAWGVLPIYWKSIDHVQSDEILASRVLWAFIFTLLIVVLMKKTKILVVDIQTLWQNKKAFWSMFLASTLISVNWFLFIWAVNNNHMVSTSLGYYINPLISVLLGIIFLKERLSTAQKVAFVIATIGVIILTISYGSFPWLSFALAISFALYGLMKKIIPLDALRGLTIETLFIVPFALMYYMYLFISDRAVFFHDTIQTDLLLVLTGVATAVPLVLFAKGAQRIPLYMIGFLQYIAPTSMLFLGVIIYGETFTMIDFLSFSLIWLALILFTVSKVMEARLRKLELAKL, from the coding sequence GTGTTAGAAAAGGAACGTCAAGGTGTCATTTGGGCTATGGGTGCCTATTTAGCTTGGGGTGTATTACCAATTTATTGGAAGTCTATTGACCATGTTCAAAGTGATGAGATATTAGCAAGTCGAGTCCTATGGGCTTTTATATTCACATTGCTCATTGTAGTATTAATGAAAAAAACTAAAATTTTAGTAGTAGATATTCAAACATTATGGCAAAATAAAAAAGCTTTTTGGAGTATGTTTCTTGCTTCCACATTAATATCTGTCAACTGGTTCTTATTCATTTGGGCTGTGAATAATAATCATATGGTTAGTACGAGTTTGGGATATTACATTAATCCATTGATTTCCGTATTGCTTGGAATAATATTCTTAAAGGAACGTCTTTCAACAGCACAAAAAGTAGCATTTGTGATTGCTACAATTGGAGTTATCATTTTAACTATTTCTTACGGTAGCTTCCCTTGGCTTTCATTTGCACTTGCAATTAGCTTTGCTTTATACGGTTTAATGAAAAAAATAATTCCGTTAGATGCTCTTCGTGGATTAACGATTGAAACACTATTTATAGTACCATTTGCGTTAATGTACTATATGTATTTATTTATATCAGACCGCGCAGTATTTTTTCATGATACGATCCAAACAGATCTTTTATTAGTTTTAACAGGAGTAGCAACTGCAGTTCCACTAGTCCTTTTTGCAAAAGGAGCACAACGAATTCCGTTATATATGATTGGATTTTTACAATATATTGCACCAACATCTATGTTATTTTTAGGTGTCATCATTTATGGGGAAACTTTTACTATGATTGATTTTTTATCATTTTCATTAATTTGGCTTGCTCTAATTTTATTTACAGTATCTAAAGTAATGGAAGCTAGATTAAGAAAACTCGAATTAGCGAAACTATAA
- the sppA gene encoding signal peptide peptidase SppA has protein sequence MNTKRWIALGAAALLFSMSIIINIASFAFSNDLTENFEKMLSLPESGYAETVLEDGDSSKRIAVLTVDGVIQNTGGATSLFGAVGYNHQFFMDQLEMIKVDDSIRAVVLQVNSPGGGVVESAQIYNKIQEVQEEVGVPFYVSMGSMAASGGYYIAAPAEKIFLNKETLTGSIGVIMESVNYGKLAEKYGVDFVTIKTGPYKDIMSPTRDMTKDERAMLQEMIDESYESFVDIIEEGRGMTEAEVKAVADGRIMNGRQAIEAGLADEYGYLEDVIAAVREDFNLADAEVMEYDYTQNFSSLFSMKTQSLFGGDVESQLIGRLLSDYNAPRMMYLYGEK, from the coding sequence ATGAATACAAAACGTTGGATTGCTTTAGGGGCAGCAGCACTATTATTCAGTATGTCTATTATCATCAATATTGCATCGTTTGCGTTTAGCAATGATTTGACAGAAAATTTCGAAAAAATGTTATCTTTACCAGAAAGTGGCTATGCAGAAACAGTATTAGAAGATGGAGATTCGTCAAAACGCATTGCTGTTTTAACAGTCGATGGAGTGATTCAAAATACTGGGGGAGCTACTTCATTATTTGGAGCAGTAGGGTATAATCACCAGTTCTTTATGGATCAATTAGAAATGATTAAAGTCGATGATTCAATTAGAGCAGTGGTATTGCAAGTCAATTCACCTGGTGGTGGAGTTGTAGAGTCAGCCCAAATTTATAATAAAATTCAAGAAGTTCAAGAAGAAGTCGGCGTTCCGTTTTATGTATCAATGGGTAGTATGGCTGCTTCAGGTGGATATTATATTGCGGCTCCTGCAGAAAAAATCTTCCTGAATAAAGAAACACTAACAGGTTCAATTGGCGTCATTATGGAAAGCGTTAACTATGGTAAACTTGCTGAAAAGTATGGTGTGGATTTCGTTACCATAAAAACAGGTCCATATAAAGATATTATGAGTCCAACTCGTGATATGACTAAAGATGAACGTGCAATGCTACAAGAAATGATTGATGAATCTTATGAATCATTCGTGGACATTATTGAAGAAGGTCGTGGCATGACGGAGGCTGAGGTAAAAGCAGTGGCTGATGGTCGTATTATGAATGGACGTCAAGCTATTGAAGCAGGACTTGCAGACGAATATGGATACCTAGAAGATGTTATTGCTGCTGTTCGCGAAGATTTTAATCTAGCAGATGCAGAAGTTATGGAATATGATTACACTCAAAACTTCTCGAGTCTATTTTCAATGAAAACACAATCATTATTTGGAGGAGACGTAGAATCTCAATTGATTGGACGTTTACTTTCGGATTATAATGCACCGCGTATGATGTACTTATACGGTGAAAAGTGA
- a CDS encoding cysteine desulfurase family protein translates to MNYFDHSATTKPNKEVLDTFIRVNQEFYANPASLHELGVDAQTLLSRARKQIADMLKTDATKVIFTSGGTESNHFAIHGLAKNLQGRGKHIITSNIEHPSVLESMIQLEHQGFEVEILPVDNKGLISVEEVKVRLRKDTILVSIMHINNELGSMQPIENLASVIHDNSRAVFHVDAIQSYGKYSVTFPLLGADVLTLSSHKFNGLKGSGIVAWKDNVLFEPVIVGGGQEFGLRSGTVPVAQAVAFSKAMRLAFENQDMMLTKYVQWNRKLRSSMDNFKDVRILSPDDAAAHILTISVRHIKGEVLVNALQAKGIIVSTSSACSSKQTKISHVIKAIGLSDDFTKGVIRISLGTSNTNQQIEHFIEQFSIIMKQLKGE, encoded by the coding sequence GTGAATTATTTTGATCATAGTGCTACAACAAAACCAAATAAAGAAGTTCTGGACACATTCATAAGAGTGAACCAAGAGTTTTATGCAAATCCTGCATCGTTACATGAATTAGGTGTAGATGCACAAACCCTTTTATCACGTGCAAGAAAACAAATTGCAGATATGCTCAAAACAGATGCAACAAAAGTTATTTTCACATCAGGTGGAACAGAATCCAATCACTTTGCTATACATGGGCTTGCTAAAAATTTGCAAGGACGTGGCAAACACATTATCACATCAAACATTGAACATCCATCAGTATTAGAGTCAATGATTCAACTAGAGCATCAAGGTTTTGAAGTGGAAATTTTACCTGTGGATAATAAAGGGTTGATTTCAGTTGAGGAAGTAAAAGTAAGGTTACGAAAAGATACGATTCTAGTCAGTATTATGCACATAAATAATGAACTAGGCAGTATGCAACCAATTGAAAACTTAGCCTCTGTAATTCATGACAATAGCCGTGCTGTATTTCATGTAGATGCGATTCAAAGTTATGGAAAATATTCAGTTACTTTTCCTTTGCTAGGTGCCGACGTATTGACATTATCTAGTCATAAATTTAATGGCTTGAAAGGGTCAGGGATTGTTGCTTGGAAAGATAATGTACTATTTGAACCGGTAATTGTTGGAGGAGGACAAGAGTTTGGCTTGCGAAGTGGAACGGTACCTGTTGCGCAAGCTGTGGCGTTTTCAAAAGCCATGAGACTAGCCTTTGAAAATCAAGATATGATGCTTACCAAATACGTTCAATGGAATCGGAAATTACGAAGCTCTATGGATAACTTTAAAGATGTTCGTATTTTATCTCCAGACGATGCGGCAGCACATATTTTAACTATTAGTGTTCGCCATATAAAGGGTGAAGTACTTGTCAACGCGCTACAAGCCAAGGGAATTATTGTATCAACTTCGAGTGCTTGTTCCTCTAAACAAACGAAAATTAGTCATGTAATCAAAGCAATTGGTTTATCAGATGACTTTACTAAAGGTGTAATACGAATTAGTCTAGGTACAAGTAATACAAATCAACAAATTGAACATTTTATCGAACAATTTTCTATAATTATGAAACAACTAAAAGGAGAGTAA
- the tpx gene encoding thiol peroxidase, producing the protein MVQVKFKQNPITLLGKEVKVGDLAPNFTVLANDLSSVTLQDSKGKTRLFSVVPSLDTGTCDAQTRKFNESAAELGDDVVILTISNDLPFAQKRWCAAAGIDAVQTLSDHRDLSFGEAYGVAIKELRLLARAVFVVDSNDKVTYVEYVSEATEHPDYEKAIEAVKAAQK; encoded by the coding sequence TTGGTACAAGTAAAATTTAAGCAAAACCCGATTACATTATTAGGTAAAGAAGTAAAAGTAGGTGACTTAGCTCCAAATTTCACAGTATTAGCTAACGATCTTAGTTCGGTTACATTACAAGATTCAAAAGGGAAAACGAGATTATTTAGTGTAGTTCCTTCGTTAGACACTGGTACTTGTGACGCTCAAACGCGTAAATTCAATGAAAGTGCTGCTGAACTTGGGGATGATGTTGTCATCTTAACAATATCAAATGATTTACCTTTCGCACAAAAACGTTGGTGTGCAGCTGCAGGAATAGATGCAGTACAAACATTATCGGATCACCGAGATTTATCATTTGGTGAAGCATATGGAGTAGCAATTAAAGAATTGCGATTGCTTGCTCGTGCCGTTTTTGTAGTTGATAGTAATGACAAGGTTACATATGTTGAGTATGTTTCAGAAGCAACAGAGCACCCAGATTATGAAAAAGCAATTGAAGCTGTAAAAGCAGCACAGAAATAA
- a CDS encoding alpha/beta-type small acid-soluble spore protein: MANQNSNQLAVPGVKQALDQMKYEIAQEFGVQLGPDATARANGSVGGEITKRLVQMAEQQLNGGYKS, translated from the coding sequence ATGGCAAATCAAAATTCTAATCAACTAGCTGTTCCAGGTGTAAAACAAGCTCTAGATCAAATGAAATACGAAATTGCACAAGAGTTCGGTGTACAGCTTGGACCAGATGCTACAGCGCGTGCTAACGGATCCGTTGGCGGAGAAATTACTAAGCGTTTAGTACAAATGGCAGAGCAACAATTAAACGGCGGGTACAAAAGCTAA
- a CDS encoding universal stress protein: MTLSYNHILVAVDGSKEAEWAFKKSIDIARRNNATLNLANVIDTRSFAAIEAYDRSIADRALSFAEELLGDYKKQAEAAGVSKVNVIVDYGSPKTMIARDVAKKVEADLIICGATGLSTVERFLIGSVSGHIVRAAKCDVLVVRTEELN; this comes from the coding sequence ATGACATTATCATACAATCATATTTTAGTAGCTGTTGACGGTTCTAAAGAAGCAGAATGGGCTTTCAAAAAATCAATTGATATTGCACGACGTAATAATGCCACTTTAAATCTTGCAAACGTAATTGATACACGGTCATTTGCAGCGATTGAAGCATATGATCGCTCTATTGCAGATCGCGCACTTTCTTTTGCTGAAGAATTACTCGGCGACTATAAGAAACAAGCCGAAGCAGCTGGGGTAAGCAAAGTAAATGTAATCGTTGATTACGGTTCTCCTAAAACAATGATTGCTAGAGACGTTGCAAAAAAAGTAGAAGCAGATCTTATCATTTGTGGTGCTACTGGTTTAAGTACGGTTGAACGCTTCCTTATTGGTAGTGTATCTGGACATATCGTCCGCGCAGCAAAATGTGACGTGCTAGTTGTTCGTACAGAAGAACTTAACTAA
- a CDS encoding acetate/propionate family kinase: MVNILAINAGSSSLKFQLLRMPEEHVVAKGLIERIGLKEPIFSMTTNGRKLKLIEKIPNHQEAVQLLLHYLVEQKAVNSLNEIDAIGHRLVHGGEQFRDSVLIDDEAIKVFEQLSDLAPLHNPANITGIKEFNKVLPTVPAVAIFDTAFHQTMPESSYLYSIPYDYYKKFGIRKYGFHGTSHKYVSERAAQMLNRPLETIRLISCHLGNGASIAAIDGGRSIDTSMGFTPLAGVTMGTRSGNLDPALIPFLMEKTDKSAEEVLDILNKKSGMLGVSGFSSDLRDIEVEALKGNSRAQLALDVFANRIHKYIGSYAARMNGVDAIIFTAGIGENSDVIRSKVLAGLQFMGVYMDEDLNKIRGKEAFISFPYSPVKVLVIPTNEEVMIARDTVRLATINKKIPKAI; this comes from the coding sequence ATGGTCAATATATTGGCAATCAATGCAGGGAGTTCTTCGTTGAAATTTCAATTGTTGCGAATGCCCGAAGAGCATGTTGTTGCAAAAGGATTAATCGAACGTATTGGGTTAAAAGAACCCATATTTTCTATGACAACAAACGGGAGAAAATTAAAACTAATTGAAAAAATACCGAATCACCAAGAAGCTGTGCAATTACTTCTTCACTATTTGGTTGAACAAAAAGCAGTAAACTCTCTAAATGAAATAGACGCCATCGGTCATCGGCTAGTTCACGGAGGTGAACAATTTAGAGATTCTGTGTTAATTGATGACGAGGCAATTAAAGTGTTTGAACAACTTTCAGACTTAGCACCACTTCATAATCCTGCAAACATCACTGGAATTAAGGAATTTAATAAAGTATTACCAACAGTGCCTGCAGTAGCTATCTTTGATACGGCATTTCATCAGACAATGCCTGAAAGTTCCTATTTGTATTCAATTCCCTATGATTACTATAAAAAATTTGGTATTAGAAAATATGGCTTTCACGGCACTTCTCACAAGTATGTATCTGAACGCGCTGCGCAAATGTTGAATCGTCCATTAGAAACGATTCGATTAATTTCGTGTCACCTTGGAAATGGTGCTAGCATAGCCGCTATTGATGGGGGACGATCAATTGATACATCGATGGGGTTCACCCCTTTAGCTGGCGTCACGATGGGTACACGTTCTGGTAACTTAGATCCGGCCCTCATTCCATTTTTAATGGAAAAGACCGATAAAAGTGCAGAAGAAGTATTAGATATTTTGAATAAAAAATCCGGCATGCTAGGTGTTTCTGGATTTTCAAGTGATTTGCGGGATATTGAAGTAGAAGCATTAAAAGGAAATTCAAGAGCGCAACTTGCCCTCGATGTTTTTGCTAATCGAATTCACAAATATATCGGATCTTACGCAGCACGCATGAACGGAGTCGATGCGATTATTTTCACAGCTGGTATTGGAGAGAACAGCGATGTAATTCGTTCAAAAGTGTTAGCTGGTCTCCAGTTTATGGGTGTCTACATGGATGAAGACTTAAATAAAATTCGCGGAAAAGAAGCGTTTATCAGCTTTCCATATTCGCCAGTAAAAGTGTTGGTCATTCCAACGAATGAAGAAGTGATGATAGCGAGAGATACGGTGAGATTAGCTACTATAAATAAAAAAATCCCAAAGGCTATATGA
- a CDS encoding purine-cytosine permease family protein, translated as MTRPSKRNFEQYGLEPVPSSLKVSTWKEYAIIAFAFSVNAGNFLVPALAVTQGNLPWLAAFSAVWIGAILAFLCVSALSIPGALYGLPGQYILRAFVGSWLATKVASPIRVLTSIYWFSVQTIGGTYILQSVISNYFNIRIPFALLAILTASLMAYLALVGYDAVKKVTRAFLPILIIGQGLMLFIIVSELKVTTSSSSETSIHWGIFFFYMSLAFVQFISGVSASSDMTRYAISARQGFAGMFLGNSAGYFMTALIGTLVASYYQSTNPFVVLSEQAMSPFIGLFITLSGLLAMISINIGNAYTGSFSLLNTWPTLGRIKSALLFGLVGVVLSCFPSLANEAASIISFLGAGIIPLSAIIVMDYLWVKKGLITNEQLVKVVSGSYKLNIPAVLTFTIMSISYLLIPKEFSPGMLIFISSSIIYLLFKKVIVTN; from the coding sequence ATGACACGACCAAGTAAGAGGAATTTCGAGCAATATGGACTTGAGCCAGTCCCTTCATCCCTTAAAGTTTCAACATGGAAAGAGTATGCAATTATTGCATTTGCTTTTTCTGTAAATGCCGGAAATTTTTTAGTTCCAGCATTAGCTGTTACACAAGGAAATCTTCCCTGGCTAGCTGCTTTTTCAGCTGTTTGGATTGGCGCTATTTTGGCATTTTTATGTGTATCTGCTTTATCTATACCAGGTGCACTGTACGGTCTCCCTGGTCAATATATCCTTCGTGCTTTTGTCGGATCTTGGCTAGCAACAAAAGTCGCATCACCCATTCGTGTTTTAACTTCAATATATTGGTTCAGTGTACAAACAATTGGCGGTACATATATTCTCCAATCAGTTATTTCAAATTATTTTAATATCCGTATACCTTTTGCACTGTTAGCTATCTTAACTGCCAGTTTAATGGCTTACTTAGCACTTGTTGGGTATGATGCTGTAAAAAAAGTGACTCGTGCATTTTTGCCGATATTAATTATTGGCCAAGGTCTTATGCTCTTTATTATCGTCTCGGAACTTAAAGTAACCACAAGCTCATCTTCTGAAACATCGATACACTGGGGGATATTTTTCTTTTATATGAGCTTAGCCTTTGTCCAATTTATCTCGGGCGTTAGTGCTTCAAGTGATATGACTCGTTACGCAATATCTGCACGTCAAGGATTTGCGGGTATGTTCCTTGGAAATTCTGCAGGCTATTTCATGACTGCACTTATTGGAACTTTAGTGGCTTCATATTATCAATCTACAAATCCATTTGTTGTTCTTAGCGAACAAGCAATGAGTCCATTCATTGGTCTTTTCATAACGTTAAGTGGGTTACTTGCCATGATTTCTATTAATATTGGCAATGCTTATACTGGTAGTTTTAGTTTACTTAATACTTGGCCCACTCTTGGAAGAATTAAAAGTGCACTGTTATTTGGACTTGTAGGGGTGGTATTAAGTTGTTTCCCTAGCCTAGCTAACGAAGCTGCGTCAATTATTTCATTTTTAGGAGCGGGAATTATTCCTTTATCAGCAATTATTGTAATGGATTATTTATGGGTTAAAAAAGGGTTAATTACTAATGAACAGCTCGTCAAAGTCGTCAGTGGATCTTATAAACTTAACATTCCGGCCGTCCTTACTTTTACAATCATGAGCATTTCCTACTTGCTCATCCCTAAAGAGTTTTCACCAGGCATGTTGATCTTTATTTCCAGTTCGATTATTTACCTTCTATTTAAAAAGGTGATAGTCACAAATTAG
- a CDS encoding RDD family protein, translating into MTDQHKPFELETSIEKDNQTVSQNPAYTVERKEQFIHKPAGFWVRFWAYLIDLLVISSISSIVIYPLFRIFGWDVQGTTWYAPIGFLTGIIFYAYFVGMTKYFYQTVGKMIFGLRVISLKGDSLSFISILFREWIGRFFSATILPLYWIVGFTPKKQGLHDLIADTMVIHEQAYEKKVETTYQPVSEASQLHQPKAF; encoded by the coding sequence ATGACTGATCAACATAAGCCTTTTGAACTCGAAACATCTATAGAAAAAGATAATCAAACTGTATCTCAAAACCCAGCTTACACTGTCGAAAGGAAAGAACAGTTTATACACAAGCCGGCGGGGTTTTGGGTTCGTTTCTGGGCGTATTTAATTGATTTACTTGTCATTTCATCCATTTCTTCTATCGTGATTTACCCATTATTTCGTATTTTTGGATGGGATGTACAAGGGACGACATGGTATGCACCAATTGGCTTTTTAACAGGAATTATTTTTTATGCGTATTTTGTAGGTATGACAAAGTACTTTTACCAAACCGTTGGTAAAATGATTTTTGGGTTACGTGTAATTTCCCTAAAAGGCGACTCACTATCATTTATCTCTATATTATTTCGTGAGTGGATTGGTCGGTTTTTCTCTGCAACGATTTTACCATTATATTGGATCGTCGGATTTACTCCTAAAAAACAAGGACTACATGACCTTATAGCGGATACGATGGTTATCCATGAACAAGCTTATGAAAAAAAGGTCGAAACAACATATCAACCTGTTTCTGAAGCAAGTCAGTTGCATCAGCCGAAAGCATTTTAG
- the thiI gene encoding tRNA uracil 4-sulfurtransferase ThiI, which translates to MEWKELLIRYGELSTKGRNRNAFTGRLRDNIRYAFADLPKFKIITERDRMFIRPHEKETMDQIIERLPRIFGIQSFSPVASCSLDLEDIKQTATKVMDSLDRTDKTFKVSVKRSYKPFEMETNELQQYVGSHVLRSFPEIKVQMKKPDIDLRVEVRKEGVYMSAEIIPGAGGLPIGSNGKSILMLSGGIDSPVAGYQMLKRGVRLDAIHFYSPPFTSELSKEKVMDLAEKLSRFGASVKLHIIPFTAIQQEIQKQIPDNVSMTTTRRMMLRIADLVREETKALAIITGESLGQVASQTLESLTAINAVTTTPVLRPLIAFDKQDIITIAQEIDTYDVSIRPYEDCCTIFTPASPKTKPKLEKVEFYESFKSFDDMVTQAVSDREIMMFPKKKEDKFSDFL; encoded by the coding sequence ATGGAATGGAAAGAATTATTAATACGATATGGTGAATTATCTACAAAAGGAAGAAATAGAAATGCATTTACAGGTCGACTACGTGACAATATCCGCTACGCATTTGCTGATTTGCCGAAATTTAAAATTATTACGGAGCGAGATCGCATGTTTATTAGACCACATGAAAAAGAAACAATGGATCAAATAATTGAACGACTGCCTCGTATTTTTGGCATTCAATCTTTTAGCCCAGTTGCATCTTGTAGTTTAGATCTAGAGGATATTAAACAGACAGCTACAAAAGTTATGGACTCTCTTGACCGAACTGATAAAACATTTAAAGTTAGTGTTAAGCGCTCATACAAGCCATTTGAAATGGAAACAAATGAACTTCAACAATATGTTGGTTCTCATGTGCTACGTTCATTCCCGGAAATTAAAGTGCAAATGAAGAAACCTGATATCGATTTACGTGTAGAAGTGAGAAAAGAAGGCGTATATATGTCCGCTGAAATTATTCCAGGCGCAGGAGGTTTACCAATTGGGTCGAATGGTAAATCGATTCTAATGTTATCAGGAGGAATCGATAGTCCTGTTGCTGGGTATCAAATGTTAAAGCGTGGAGTTCGGTTAGATGCCATTCATTTTTACAGTCCTCCATTCACTAGTGAACTTTCAAAGGAAAAAGTAATGGATTTAGCAGAAAAATTAAGTCGATTTGGTGCGTCCGTTAAACTGCACATCATTCCATTTACTGCAATTCAACAAGAGATTCAAAAACAAATTCCTGATAATGTATCAATGACCACAACTCGGAGAATGATGTTAAGAATCGCGGATTTAGTTAGGGAAGAAACAAAAGCGTTGGCTATTATTACGGGTGAAAGTTTGGGACAAGTAGCTAGTCAAACATTAGAGAGCTTAACGGCAATTAATGCAGTAACAACTACGCCAGTGTTGAGACCACTTATTGCATTTGATAAACAAGACATTATTACAATTGCTCAGGAAATCGATACGTACGATGTATCCATTCGACCATATGAAGATTGCTGTACAATTTTCACGCCGGCAAGTCCAAAAACAAAACCAAAGCTTGAAAAAGTGGAGTTTTATGAAAGCTTTAAATCTTTCGATGATATGGTTACACAAGCAGTGAGCGACCGTGAAATAATGATGTTTCCTAAAAAGAAAGAAGATAAATTCTCGGATTTTTTATAA
- a CDS encoding class I SAM-dependent methyltransferase: MNSSMERLFTFIDEHAIKLKTAEDLTYIEGVLETTEMWLDGEIEPDIQNVLKEDIRKAIQLAILKGMKQHVQAHHQMTPDSLGLLVGYFVDQLTKDKQHLSILDPAVGTGNLLFTVLNFLEGKATSSAVEIDDMLIRLAASTGDLLQQPVTLYRQDALQPLLIDPVDVVISDLPVGHYPDDKTASDYELKAKEGMSFSHHLMIEQSIRHTVDGGYLVFIVPQGIFESQQAKELHAYFSNHAWIQAVIQLPVNLFKNEAHAKSILILQKKSIELKQPKQVLLAKVPNMSNKDAMSLFFEKVNMWRQENMN, encoded by the coding sequence ATGAACAGTTCAATGGAACGACTTTTCACATTTATAGATGAGCATGCAATAAAATTGAAAACTGCAGAGGATTTAACGTATATCGAAGGTGTATTGGAAACGACTGAAATGTGGTTGGATGGCGAAATTGAACCGGACATCCAAAATGTATTAAAAGAGGATATTCGAAAAGCAATTCAACTTGCTATTTTAAAAGGTATGAAACAACATGTCCAAGCACATCATCAAATGACACCTGATTCACTGGGGTTACTAGTGGGATATTTCGTTGACCAATTAACGAAAGATAAACAACATTTGTCTATACTAGATCCTGCCGTAGGGACTGGTAACTTATTGTTTACTGTACTAAACTTTCTAGAGGGTAAAGCAACGTCTTCAGCTGTCGAAATTGATGATATGCTGATACGACTGGCAGCATCTACCGGTGATTTATTACAACAGCCAGTGACTCTTTATAGACAAGATGCATTACAACCATTACTAATAGATCCTGTTGATGTTGTCATCAGTGATTTGCCAGTTGGCCATTATCCAGATGATAAAACAGCTTCTGATTATGAGCTAAAAGCGAAAGAAGGCATGTCGTTCTCTCACCATTTAATGATTGAGCAATCGATACGTCACACGGTTGACGGTGGATATTTAGTATTCATAGTCCCACAAGGAATATTTGAATCTCAGCAAGCAAAAGAATTACATGCCTACTTTTCTAATCATGCATGGATTCAAGCAGTCATTCAATTGCCTGTGAACTTGTTTAAAAATGAAGCACATGCAAAAAGTATATTGATACTTCAAAAGAAATCAATTGAACTTAAACAACCCAAACAAGTGTTACTGGCAAAAGTCCCGAATATGTCAAATAAGGATGCCATGTCTTTATTCTTTGAAAAAGTAAATATGTGGCGTCAAGAAAATATGAATTAA
- a CDS encoding NAD kinase, which translates to MSERTHIYIYTKHDEKSLEKKMILTEMFSKYGFTAVDDAQNSNIIISLGGDGAFLQAVRKTGFRQDCLYAGISTTGTLSMYCDFYFHEMETMIQAVLRSEIEIRRYPILQVIVDNNPPFYCLNEFSIRSNIIKTFVLDVVIDNLHFETFRGDGMIISTPTGSTAYNKSVNGAVVDPLLPCFQVSELASVNSNTYRSLGSSFILSGQRQLTLRLKQDGNDFPTMAMDNESLSIKHVESVNITLSDRLVKTVKLKNNSFWEKVKRTYL; encoded by the coding sequence TTGTCCGAACGTACACATATTTATATTTACACGAAGCATGATGAAAAATCTTTGGAAAAAAAAATGATTCTAACTGAAATGTTCTCGAAATATGGATTTACTGCTGTTGACGATGCCCAAAATTCAAACATTATTATTAGTCTTGGCGGAGACGGGGCATTCCTTCAAGCAGTTCGAAAAACCGGTTTTCGTCAAGACTGTTTATACGCAGGTATTTCTACCACAGGCACGCTAAGTATGTATTGTGATTTCTATTTCCATGAGATGGAGACGATGATCCAAGCAGTTCTTCGTTCGGAAATTGAAATACGTCGCTACCCTATTTTACAAGTTATTGTCGATAACAATCCACCTTTTTATTGTTTAAATGAATTTAGTATTCGTTCAAATATTATTAAAACTTTTGTCCTCGATGTGGTGATTGATAATTTACATTTTGAAACCTTCCGTGGCGATGGCATGATTATTTCTACACCTACTGGAAGTACGGCTTACAATAAATCGGTCAATGGGGCGGTTGTTGATCCACTTCTACCATGTTTTCAAGTATCTGAACTCGCTTCAGTTAACAGCAACACATACCGATCACTTGGTTCATCTTTCATCTTAAGTGGTCAACGTCAATTAACCTTACGCTTAAAACAAGATGGAAATGATTTTCCAACAATGGCGATGGACAATGAATCGTTAAGCATTAAGCATGTAGAGTCCGTCAATATAACATTAAGTGACCGACTTGTAAAAACAGTCAAACTAAAAAATAATTCATTTTGGGAAAAAGTAAAACGAACTTATTTATGA